The DNA sequence GCATTCCATTCAATTAACATTATAACGTCTACTATTTGCAACGGCCTGTGTTGGGGCTACAGACTGGAGGGATCAGCACAGTCCATGCTGCTCACCTTTTTATCAGACCTGCCTAAACCCAGAGGTGTACTTTCTACCCTAACGGGGACTGAGTGTCTTAAAATTGGCTATCTGAACTCTAGAAttccttttctcttgtttctaGGGAATGACCCATCCTAGAACATGGTCGCCTTATCCTACAAAAGAAGTCACTTGCCCCAGACAAGTAATAAGGCTCACCCTAGGTAATATTTTGCCCTCCTCTGCAAAGCCACCTTCAACATAATTGGTCAAATATAAATCCCAAGTCTGAGTAACTCATACTCAAAGACCACTGCTTTTAAAACAAGAAAGACTTTATTcacaacagagaaaataaatagcatCAACACAGAACAGACCACTGGGAGTTACAAAGCAGTGTGTCAAACTACCCATGTGGGACACTTGGTGGTCAGTGTCCATACATCAGAGGAGGAGAAAGTCATGGACTAATAAGAACCAAAGGTTCTTAGAGCTAACCAGTAAAGAGGAACTTGTGACAAAATCAGTAGAAAATGGCCACGGTTACATTAGATTTCTAATGAAGACAACAACAGCCAGTTCCCTTCCTTCCAAgcagggaaaagggaaaacagCTTTGCTAAATACTTGAAACACgacccaccccacccaccccaatTTTCAAAGCAACTAAGCCCTTAAAGCTTATGAACTAAGGAAATGCTtatttgtgtggtttttttttaacattagtaTTAAGCCAACCTATGCTATTTATGATTTTCTTAGGCTAACATTACATTTAGCTTTTTTTCATTTGGTGGCCTGGcctgggaaaaggaaagagcatTTGCCAGGATGACACACGAAGTGGATGAGCTAGATGCAGCTACCCCAGCACTGACTGGAGAGGATGATGCCATGGaacattccaagccctccacaAGACAATAGGTATGTCAGTGTGTTTCAGACACAACAAAGAAGTTGGTAAGCTAGTTTCTTCTTAAAAGAGCTAAGTCAATGAAAATCAAAGGGGTgaatggaagagggagggaaaaaatggcCTGGAATGGTGGCCTACAAGCCAATCACATGGTCCTACTGTATCATACACCTGAGCATGGCAGGGGGAAGAGATGATGGAAGCAAGGTGATAAGGGAACCAGCACCTTAAAGGAGATATTCTTTGTTCCCACTTTGGTGGCCATAACACTTGAATTTTGCTCTGGGGTTTGGTGTAATATTCatgaatgaaagaagagatgccaggcaaaagggaggggagggagaggaggggagttTTAGGTCCCCATCCTTAAGCCTAGCAGGCTCTAAATTGAATAATTCACTGACAAGATGTATTATCTAGAACTATGTTTTTAGAATTCTTTAGAAAACATACAATTGATTTAGGTACTTGCTGATATAATTATCTAGACAAGTTAGTGGAAGGGGAAAATCAGCCTCCATAAACTACAGTGATGCctcaaaaaatgaaaccaaggaaCCTTCTGAACCAGTAAATCTATTTGTATGGGCCTGCAAAAGGGGAAGAGATCTTGACCTCAATAGAGACTGGTCTTTTTCATGATCCGCAGGAACTCCTGTTCGCTGACTTCTCCATCACCATCTCGATCAGCTTCATCAATCATTTCCTGTAAGTATTCAGGTGATAGATTAGACTGACCCATTCATTAAACATCAAAAGGAGGTCACACAAAAGCATTTCAATAAAAAACAAAGCAGCACTGAGTGTATAATGGCAAGAGAGAGGAAGCATTGGGCCAAATCAAGTGGGTGACCTTCAGGGGAACAAAAGTCATACCagtttcatccataaaatggggctaatattGGATGTGTGCTGCTGGATATTAAAGGCTCTGatatggaagggatcttagaggttatctagtccattttacatgtgagaaaactcGAAATCCAAGAAAGATCACAAAATGAAGAATagtggaacccaggtcctctggatAGAAAGCgatttctttccactgcaccatgatgCCTCTCATGTAATGTACAATTTACATCCTCTAACTACTGAAACCTAGGGAAAGGCAATGGTTTTAGGCTAACCCTAAATTGAAACTGAAATGTAAATCTGAAGTGGTTATCTACATTCCAAATTAGGGGCTGGCATTAATTTACAAttaggaagtattttttttcttattataattACCAAGAAAAGTTGCCTTTTCCTAAATTTTCCTCTATCAAGGGCTTTATTTAAACTGCAGCTGATATTTAATGTCTGAGAGGGTGGGGactattttggttctgtctttctatctctagcaCTAAGCAattataataagtacttaataaatccttattgaaaGGAATGTTTGGCTcctaaatgtttaaaaatacattttttttttaaatctcccatGAGCTGGTTTGAACTGCACAGCAAACTAAATGAAACAGCTATGGGAAACAGCGAGGCAGAAGGACCTAAAGCCAGACTGGACCTCCAAAGACTTCAGCTCCTTTTCTCTAAAAGGAGGTGGTGGAGCTTGGATCTCACTCCAAGGAGCCTGCTAGCTCTACCATTCTTTACTTCACCAAAAGAGGGCCTAATATCCAGTAGTCTGAGATCCTGCAAACCTGCCTCATTGAATTCTCTGCAGATCTTCTCTTGGCAGATGACCTCAGTCATCATCTGGAAACTGAATTTTgcctttactcttttttttgttgCCCTTTTCCTTGTGAATGTTTGTGAATTTCCCTACGTTCCCACTGTCCATCAGGTCCCCTGAGAAGTTGATGGCTTCACAATGACCTAGcctctctcatcttctctttATGATTCAAAGCTCATGTTTATGAGGTGGCTGGATAGGTTTAAGGGTAGAATCTGGCCAGGAAACTTGGCAAAGCCTACCGATTTGCATGGGGCACAAACTTATGATTCCATAGTCTCATCATATGCTGACCCCCCAGCCAGAGAATATCAGTCTCAAAGGGGTGGAAGGGCAGCAGATTTCTTAAGCatgatattataatattaatttttgaaAGGTCTTAGTATCAAATGTAAATTTTGCTGTAACTTATAAATGTTGTCTGTCATAAAGGACACTTAGGAAGTGGATCCATTTTGGATCCCTATTCAAAACACCAAATGGACCATGTAAGCTAATCTCACCTGTATCATACAGTGAATCCACTGCACCTGATGGGTCCTGAGACTTAGTGTACAAGCCCAACAACCATACGTTCCAGTCTTATTTAACTGAGTATTAAAATGAAACCCtaactttttggggggaggagaaggaacagagaagaggaagaagagggtacAATGTATAGTCTAGATTCTTCAGTCATAGGCCAAGGTCGAAATTGTGTTGTAAGTATAAATGAAAGGAGACAAATATAAGACCTGAGATtgctatcatctcccccacctaCCTTAAGTACCATGTTTCTGTTGgtcaaaggaaaggggaagatttATTCAAgtagttaataagcatttgtttgaGAAGCAGATTAGGACAAGAGTATTTCCTCCAATTAAGGGAGCTAACTTTAACAACCTTTTAACACTGCACAAGGCACCACAGTAGGTGCTAGGAACACAAAGGTGACCACTCCAGCCTAATGAGAAAGCATTAATACTACGTTAATTCTCCAATAATAACCTTTAAAATAGTTCATATCATCATGCACAGTTCACTAACCCACATAAGCACAGAAACATATTCACAAAAGATACTAAGAAATAGGCaagacagaaatgagaaagatagTAGAGGTAGGTAGAAAATAGGGACCTTATAAATCAGGGTGAGGTATGTGAAGGAAGGCAAAGACTGGATGGGAGCTAGTCATGCTTACCAACTGGTAGGTaagggaacagctgaacaaaaaaaaatgtaggtgGTTAGCAAAGTACCAACAGTACAGTACTGAAGTTCTCACAAGGAAAACCTACCACAAAGTGCGAAGCCAAGAATTTGGAATTCCAGGCTCATCTACTACAAACCTGCAGTTCCTCATCAGTGAGGTTTTCCCCTAGCTCTCTGGCCACACGCTTTAAGTTCTTGAAGGAGATTTTTCCGGTTTCATCATCATCGAAGAGTCTGAAAGCCTTCAGAATTTCTTCTTTGGTATCCTTTTCAGCCTTAAAAATTAAACCACACACAAGAAAGGAAGTATCTTAGTCCTAGCAACCTGCAGTCACCCCAAAGTTCTCTTACCTAAATCTtacagaaatgttaaaaaaataaaagcaatagaaAGCACTGTTGTAAAATGATAAACTGCTATCAAAATATTCTCTTCTCCTACCTTTTCCCATGCTTTTATCCTAAATCTATTTCCCACCAACCAAATTATAACCCATTAAGTTAATCTTGTGAAATTGACTGGCAAAGGACCGCCCATTTCATGAAAAGGGCATGACCATATAGAACAGTACTCACACCCCACAAAAACTCCAAGTTCTGgcctttatcttggtatataaaCATCTCAGGTGGTAGAGGTCATTCCAGGCTTCTTGATTCTGAGGAATGACAGCAGGGCTGTGTCCAATGGGAGGTACTTGGGTACCACCCCATTACCCTgggttattttccctttctttcctttgcttccagccagagaaatacatttttcaggtttgaagaaatctgacatcaCTAAAATTCTCTCTCTGAGTTCTCCTAAAGCAATTGTAATCTTCTATGTTAAAAGTAAGATATTAACAGTGTATAAGTTCTCAATTCTCAAAATTCAGATTTAGCTGCCATTAAAGTATGAAATATTACCATGACAATAACTAAACAGAAAAGTGGTAGAGGCAAGTATTCCTTCCCTTACTTTAGATGGCAAAACTGACTTCTTCAAGTCACAGGAGGATAGGAGTAGAATTCAAGTCCCCTTCTCTTCAATCAGAAACACTATCAAGTCCATTTAGatgagatggcctctaaggttcctttccagctctaaatctgtgatcccatgattcAGGGTCCCCTATCTTAGTTAGCTCCACTTTAATGGAGTGATTTCCACATCTAGATGTCCTATGCTACATGGAGGTTATGTTGATTGTATTGGCTAACTTACCATTTTTTGAGTCATCACAGCCAAGAAGTCATTGAAACTGATTTTCCCCGTCCCCTCCTTGTCAATGTCAGCTatcatttttttgatctcttctttcttggGTTCGAAGCCCAGAGCTCTCATGGCCACCTACATCAAAAATAGgctaaataattatttaaacCAAAAACAGAAGTCCCAAAAATACTTAGGGGCAAAAGTGGTACTATGAATTGAAGCTTCTTATATTAAGCAAATCACAATTTCAATTAATCTTACTTAAGAGGGTTGGGGGCAGGGGGTGCATGGAAAAATGGAATGGTACAATAATACCTGTGACCAACACTTTGGGCAGAAAAGAGAATGCAGTTGTGAAAAAAAGGAGGGGGTAAAGCAAGGCAGGAAAGACAACTTCAGAGTACTCTGGATCAGTTCAGAAATGGAAAGGtagaattaaaatggaaaaaaaagacctTAAAGGTCACTAGATCCTCCCTCATTCTTTACCACCCCCAAGTAGTGATATTTAAGCATAATTACTCAGTGAAAACACAGACACTGATGGGgctttttttaatttagtgtaataaattatttctcttggacTCTACGTGCTTTTCCCAGGTTAACTCTTATAGCTGGTACTTAGTGAACCTGCCTTGAGCTCCTTAACATCTATTGTCCCGGTTCCATCTGTATCAAAGAGATCAAATGCCTCTCTAATTTCTTGTTTCTGTTCCTCTGTGAGTTCGGGTTTGGGTCCCATCTTCTTTCTTGGGGGGGCGGAGCCCAGGTTTGGCTTCTTGATGGTACTGGcctttaaaacaataataaaagaacAAGTGATCTTAAATTATATTGCAGGGACACAGGACTGCAAATTTTTTCAAAagtcattttcataattttaccTAAATAGTGTCAAAGAAACCTTCATATTGGTCATCTCTTTTGAATTTTAGCCCTGTCACCCTGACAAATCTTCACATGGAATTTTGTATTCCATTTTCCCAGAATCTTGGAGCTTCTACTTCCTGTGGTCTATGGTCTCTGCCAAGATGCATCACAGGATTCAAACTAATTTATGTTACTAGAAGATTTCTAATAGTGTATATATGCACTTGGTTTGAATATTAACTGAAAATTGGGGGGCACCTGTACCTACTGCACTATGACAATGACAGTGATGGATCTCTGAactaaagcatatttttttttttttgcttgtgatTGTGGAGAGGGAGGGTGGCAATTCCACCCACTCAAACTATGTTTCAGTATATCTCTGCACACGTCCCTACTCAGCCAAAATAGACACTATTTTACCTCTTTCACTCTGGGGGGTTATAAATTATGGGATGCCTGGCTCCTTTGCAATTTATTTACTGCATTTCTGCATAACGGTTTACTCACGTGCAAGGACACTTATCTGGCATCCATCTTTTAGTGTGCTCTGGTAGAAAGTTCCAGAGCTACCTGTTCACACTGAAATGAGGATTGCTAGGCTTTCTTTGCTCCTGCTTAGATTTGGCAGCCATTTCTAAATCTGAGGAAAACCATAATGCTGCCCACATCAAACACCAAATATCGGAGCTTATCAGACAGTTAAGACAGGTGTACCTTGCCTTTCTGCCGGAGGCTCAACGCCCACTATTAGGAGGTTGttcaaaaatcaaatttaaaaaatccatctCTCCTCTCAAGTTAAATTCAAATCATTACAAACATTACACAGAAGAAGCTCCCTTTCACATCAGAAACCGCTGAGAACCAAAAGATAAAAGCGGCTCATTCCATTTGGGTGACGTTAGCCCAGGGATGATTTCTGGGGAAATTAAGGCAGCCAGTAGcccagccccgccccctcccgcGCGCGCCCCGCCGCCACCACAGCAATTGATAACGTCCTCCTGTGCCCCGCCCCCGCCTCCCACACCCAGCTCCCGTGAGGCTCCGAAGCTGCAGCGCCCCCTTCCCACcgactcccccctcccccccccccccccccccccgccgccACAACCCCGCCCTCCCCAGGGCCCACCCCAAGCTGAGCGCCCAAGGGATCTGCAAAGGCAAGGAAAGGATAGAGTGGGGGAAAGGAGCGGCAAGAGAAGCGGGAGCCGAGAAGGCggcaagggaaaggaggggggcgGAGGCGGGGAGCGGGGGAGATTGGGGAATGGGGGGGTCGAGGGGGATTGGGGAGCAAGGGAAAAAGCGCGACCGCTCGACACCTACCTggcctggggtgggggaaagtAGGCCGACCAGATCCCgtcaggggggagggagggagcagcgGGTCGGGAGGAGGCGGGCCGGGCGATGGGCCGGGCTGGGGGCCGGGTGGCCACTGGGCGGCCGGAGGGCCGGGCTGGGAAGGGCCCGGCCACAGACCAGGGGGTTGACCAAGCAACGGGGTCCCCACGCTCGGGGGGCCAAGCCACAGTGGGGACGCCGAGGCTCCGGGCCGGGCGCAGGGGTAGCAGGCCCCACCGGGGCTGAGGCGGAGGCGGCGGCAgcggtggtggtggaggtggtggcgGTGGGGGCACCGGgggcaggaaggggaagggaggccaGAAGAGAGTTCCCCACCAGGGCCAAGGGAAAGACAAGACCACGGCCCGGCCGGGCCACGGAGTGGAATCCAGAGGGAATTGAGGGGCAGGAGGGGGAGTAGCCGCACTCACCATGCCTCCGCTCCCGACGGCTAACGCGCAGACACTGAGTCTCGAAACCCCTCAGGCGGCAACTAAACCCCTATCGCTCCGCCCCCTCGCTTgtcttggctccgccccgccCGCGCCTTTCCGCTGAGGCTACGCCCCCTGCTTtcggagacacacacacacacacacacacacacacacacacacacacacacacacacacacacacacacacacacacacacacacacacacacacacacacacaagccaaaaaaaaaaaaccacgcacagacacacacactcacacacacacacacacacacacacatacacacacccctcctGCGGCTGCTCCCACCGCCCCTGGAGCTCAAGATCAGGTCCTCACTGGAGCGGAGGGAATCGACATCATCCTACAGAAGCCAGAGGTCTGGTTTCCCATTGGCTCCTTCTCGTGTCTCTTTAGTGTTTCCTATGGGCTGAAAGGTGAACGTCCATTAAGGCGGTTCTTGCTTGCGATAGGCTAGGGGGTTCGGACGCACCCTGGAGATAGACCTGTGACATCCGGCGTGAGGCGGGCTTAGTCCGCGATTGGTTATACCTGTGGGGAGCCGGGCCAATTGGCGGGCCGGGAAAGCCTCGGCCGATTCTCTGCCTATTTGGCTGGAGGCCGGTGGATACCCGAGGGAAGCGTAGGAAGTTAGAATTCACGGTATAACCCCAGCCAGGGAGCGAGCCTTTGCCGGAGCCGGAGCCAGAATCCCCCCCCCGG is a window from the Notamacropus eugenii isolate mMacEug1 chromosome X, mMacEug1.pri_v2, whole genome shotgun sequence genome containing:
- the CETN2 gene encoding centrin-2 isoform X2, which translates into the protein MGPKPELTEEQKQEIREAFDLFDTDGTGTIDVKELKVAMRALGFEPKKEEIKKMIADIDKEGTGKISFNDFLAVMTQKMNQEAWNDLYHLRCLYTKIKARTWSFCGAEKDTKEEILKAFRLFDDDETGKISFKNLKRVARELGENLTDEELQEMIDEADRDGDGEVSEQEFLRIMKKTSLY
- the CETN2 gene encoding centrin-2 isoform X3, encoding MASTIKKPNLGSAPPRKKMGPKPELTEEQKQEIREAFDLFDTDGTGTIDVKELKVAMRALGFEPKKEEIKKMIADIDKEGTGKISFNDFLAVMTQKMAEKDTKEEILKAFRLFDDDETGKISFKNLKRVARELGENLTDEELQEMIDEADRDGDGEVSEQEFLRIMKKTSLY
- the CETN2 gene encoding centrin-2 isoform X1, encoding MASTIKKPNLGSAPPRKKMGPKPELTEEQKQEIREAFDLFDTDGTGTIDVKELKVAMRALGFEPKKEEIKKMIADIDKEGTGKISFNDFLAVMTQKMNQEAWNDLYHLRCLYTKIKARTWSFCGAEKDTKEEILKAFRLFDDDETGKISFKNLKRVARELGENLTDEELQEMIDEADRDGDGEVSEQEFLRIMKKTSLY
- the CETN2 gene encoding centrin-2 isoform X4 produces the protein MGPKPELTEEQKQEIREAFDLFDTDGTGTIDVKELKVAMRALGFEPKKEEIKKMIADIDKEGTGKISFNDFLAVMTQKMAEKDTKEEILKAFRLFDDDETGKISFKNLKRVARELGENLTDEELQEMIDEADRDGDGEVSEQEFLRIMKKTSLY